One part of the Pseudoalteromonas aliena SW19 genome encodes these proteins:
- the nudE gene encoding ADP compounds hydrolase NudE yields MTHKKHPIPPQILSNNVVAKSRLFTVESLELKFSNNEERQYERIRGGGRGAVMIVPLSADNELLLVREYCAGTNDYQLGFPKGLIDPGETPEQAANRELKEEIGFGAEYFKSLRTVTMAPSYFNATMHILFAKQLYPQTLIGDEPEPLVVVKWPLTQWQSLLDQEDFTEARSVAALLLLDKYLASGAADE; encoded by the coding sequence ATGACACATAAAAAGCACCCAATACCACCACAAATCCTTAGTAATAATGTGGTCGCTAAAAGTCGACTATTTACTGTGGAATCTTTAGAACTCAAATTTTCTAATAACGAAGAGCGCCAGTATGAGCGAATTCGCGGCGGTGGCCGGGGAGCAGTAATGATTGTTCCGTTAAGTGCAGACAACGAATTACTACTTGTACGTGAATACTGTGCGGGCACAAACGATTACCAGTTAGGTTTTCCTAAAGGCTTAATCGATCCGGGCGAAACCCCAGAGCAAGCTGCTAACAGAGAGCTTAAAGAAGAAATTGGCTTTGGTGCTGAGTATTTTAAATCATTAAGAACAGTAACAATGGCGCCGAGTTACTTTAATGCCACTATGCATATTTTATTTGCTAAGCAATTATACCCACAAACCCTTATTGGCGACGAACCAGAGCCGCTTGTTGTTGTTAAGTGGCCATTAACTCAGTGGCAGTCATTATTAGACCAAGAAGATTTTACCGAAGCACGCAGTGTTGCAGCTTTGCTATTATTAGATAAATATTTAGCGTCTGGAGCTGCCGATGAATAA
- the yrfG gene encoding GMP/IMP nucleotidase, with amino-acid sequence MLNWSKIDTVLLDMDGTLLDLHYDSHFWLNVIPAQHALARGISLDAAKADILKRYQAVSGQIQWYCLDYWEEQLNLPIMELKRESQHLIKMREDVPHFLTELKKAGKELILLTNAHPESVMLKFEHTAIDNYLDGVVSTHEYGVSKEQQSLWHQVQKDLGFNKQRTLFVDDSVPVLNAAREYGIEHLLAVANPDSQQPHNEIADYLSVTDYRKII; translated from the coding sequence ATGTTAAATTGGTCAAAAATCGATACCGTTTTACTCGATATGGATGGAACATTACTCGATTTACATTACGACAGTCATTTTTGGCTTAACGTTATCCCTGCGCAGCACGCATTAGCGAGAGGCATTAGCCTAGATGCAGCTAAAGCTGATATTTTAAAACGCTATCAAGCTGTGAGTGGTCAAATACAGTGGTATTGTTTAGATTACTGGGAAGAGCAATTAAACTTACCTATAATGGAGCTTAAACGAGAGTCTCAGCATTTAATTAAAATGCGCGAAGACGTACCTCATTTTTTAACTGAGCTTAAAAAAGCAGGCAAAGAGTTAATTTTACTTACCAACGCCCACCCTGAGAGTGTCATGCTTAAATTTGAGCATACCGCAATTGATAACTATCTAGATGGCGTAGTCTCTACTCATGAATATGGAGTAAGTAAAGAGCAACAAAGTTTGTGGCACCAAGTACAAAAAGACTTAGGGTTTAATAAGCAGCGCACTTTGTTTGTAGATGACAGTGTGCCGGTTTTAAATGCCGCACGAGAATACGGCATTGAGCACTTACTTGCAGTTGCTAACCCTGATAGCCAACAACCACATAACGAAATAGCCGATTACTTAAGTGTTACCGACTATCGTAAGATTATTTAA